The following proteins come from a genomic window of Acidobacteriota bacterium:
- a CDS encoding DUF6600 domain-containing protein: MKRIVTLLLLSLLPTFVGAQEGLDDQEVVGYDGTYSYLRTLEGSATLIPPDQGDREQAEVNQPLLVGDRLWVAPRGRAEVLLSDGNLLRLDGDSEATFEHLAYSPEAKDTITEIELRYGNAQLVVTEESLGEELPRLRTPNAEILINDFGSYRITSDGGDWTAVVVRSGEVQLITARGNLTVQAGEQGLVEGASLPRASLELADRRDSLERWGDRLAEEVPDSSYVDDSLRYAAAPLDDHGDWLEVEGRRAWRPRVAVDWRPYWQGHWRSTSLGLTWVSGEPWGWVPYHYGSWSRHRHHGWVWYPGYRFAPAWVYWYFGPSHTAWVPVGHYTHHYRRHRGFRFGLYGWAGGHYDYYRYWTFCPSRYFGSRHYRRHYVHGRDWHRRYGKRDVPRGILTTDTRRITPERWNEPREVMRVLRTRPSGDLRADLPDVTPFVARRDALPDDVKRRVLVKDGGERRLAGTPLAPSLADVRPDRPRAASVGVTTSPRTAERRKPRYTTDGGPKADTAPRNVTGVTRGGGVVDGAPRAAKPRAGNPQGVTPRSAPRADLPRAGKPRVESDRAPRAAKPRSVTPRSAPRADVPRSKPSPRSAAPRADRPRSKPAPRTSTPRSSAPRTKPRAPERRSQSVTPRATPRPRVQPDAKPRAATPRSAPRTSAPRSTPAKPRTRAPRSTPAKPRTSAPRSAPKPRTSAPAPRNRAPRTQAPRSKAPRTQTPRTQAPRSSKPRASAPRSAPSAKPRTSPRRSAPRASSPSRSSGNRSGSKARSSSGSSGKKSSSSSKSRPRKPRN, from the coding sequence ATGAAACGAATCGTCACCCTCTTGCTCCTCTCGCTGCTTCCCACCTTCGTCGGTGCGCAGGAAGGCCTCGACGATCAAGAGGTGGTCGGCTACGACGGCACCTACAGCTATCTGCGGACCCTCGAAGGATCGGCGACTCTGATCCCACCGGACCAGGGCGACCGCGAGCAGGCCGAGGTCAATCAACCGCTGCTCGTCGGCGACCGCCTGTGGGTCGCGCCCCGCGGCCGGGCCGAAGTCCTCCTCTCGGACGGCAATCTGTTGCGTCTCGACGGCGATTCCGAAGCCACCTTCGAGCACCTCGCCTACTCCCCCGAGGCCAAGGACACCATCACCGAGATCGAGCTGCGCTACGGCAACGCTCAGTTGGTGGTGACGGAAGAGTCTCTGGGCGAAGAGCTGCCGCGCCTGAGAACGCCCAATGCCGAGATTCTGATCAACGACTTCGGCTCCTACAGAATCACCAGCGACGGGGGCGATTGGACCGCCGTCGTGGTGCGCTCCGGCGAGGTCCAACTGATCACCGCACGCGGCAACCTGACGGTGCAAGCCGGTGAGCAGGGCTTGGTCGAGGGTGCCTCCCTACCGCGCGCTTCCCTTGAGCTGGCGGATCGCCGCGACAGCCTGGAGCGTTGGGGCGACCGCCTGGCGGAGGAGGTGCCGGACAGCTCCTACGTCGACGACTCCCTGCGCTATGCCGCCGCGCCCCTCGACGATCACGGCGACTGGCTGGAAGTGGAAGGGCGACGCGCCTGGCGTCCCCGTGTCGCCGTCGATTGGCGCCCATACTGGCAGGGCCACTGGCGCAGCACCTCCCTAGGGCTCACCTGGGTCTCCGGCGAGCCGTGGGGATGGGTGCCCTACCACTACGGTTCCTGGAGCCGCCACCGTCACCACGGCTGGGTCTGGTATCCGGGCTATCGCTTCGCACCGGCCTGGGTCTACTGGTACTTCGGACCGAGTCACACGGCCTGGGTGCCGGTCGGTCACTACACCCACCACTACCGTCGCCATCGCGGATTCCGCTTCGGCCTCTACGGCTGGGCCGGCGGTCACTATGACTACTATCGCTACTGGACCTTCTGCCCGAGCCGCTACTTCGGGTCGCGCCACTACCGCCGCCACTACGTCCACGGCCGTGACTGGCATCGCCGCTACGGCAAGCGCGACGTGCCGCGCGGCATCCTGACCACCGATACGCGCCGCATCACGCCGGAACGCTGGAACGAGCCGCGCGAGGTGATGCGCGTTCTGCGCACCCGGCCGAGCGGTGATCTGCGCGCCGATCTCCCGGACGTCACGCCCTTCGTGGCGCGCCGCGACGCCCTGCCGGACGACGTCAAAAGGCGCGTCCTGGTGAAGGACGGCGGAGAGAGGCGTCTCGCCGGCACGCCGCTGGCTCCGAGCCTCGCCGACGTGCGACCGGATCGTCCTCGGGCGGCCTCCGTGGGCGTCACCACCAGTCCCCGCACGGCGGAGCGTCGCAAGCCGCGCTACACCACCGATGGTGGTCCCAAGGCCGACACCGCGCCGCGCAACGTGACCGGCGTGACCCGCGGCGGTGGAGTCGTCGACGGCGCGCCGCGAGCCGCCAAGCCGCGCGCCGGCAATCCGCAGGGCGTGACGCCCCGCAGCGCACCGCGAGCGGATCTGCCGCGAGCCGGCAAACCGCGGGTGGAATCGGATCGCGCACCGCGCGCCGCCAAGCCGAGGAGCGTGACGCCCCGCAGCGCGCCGCGAGCCGACGTGCCGAGGAGCAAGCCGAGCCCGCGCAGCGCTGCACCACGGGCCGATCGTCCGCGCAGCAAACCGGCGCCGCGAACCTCGACGCCGCGCTCCAGCGCACCGCGCACCAAGCCGCGAGCGCCGGAGCGCCGGTCGCAGAGCGTCACCCCGCGGGCCACCCCGCGGCCGCGGGTGCAGCCCGACGCCAAGCCGCGGGCCGCAACCCCGCGCAGCGCACCGCGCACCAGCGCACCACGCTCGACGCCGGCCAAGCCACGCACCAGGGCACCGCGCTCGACGCCGGCCAAGCCACGCACCAGCGCACCGCGCTCGGCGCCCAAGCCGCGCACCAGCGCGCCGGCGCCGCGCAATCGGGCGCCCCGCACTCAGGCGCCGCGATCCAAGGCACCGCGCACCCAAACGCCGCGGACTCAGGCGCCGCGCTCGAGCAAACCGCGCGCCTCGGCTCCCCGCTCGGCGCCCAGCGCCAAGCCGCGCACCAGCCCTCGGCGTTCGGCGCCGCGCGCCAGCTCGCCGTCGCGCTCCTCCGGGAACCGAAGTGGCAGCAAGGCGCGCAGCAGCAGCGGCTCTTCGGGCAAGAAGAGCTCCTCGAGCAGCAAGTCGCGGCCTCGCAAGCCGCGCAACTAG
- a CDS encoding cyclic nucleotide-binding domain-containing protein produces the protein MVADDYAREGLIDKAIAVVSRALKVAPLDEGLRHRAMAFREAKRLEHKREAAIEGLRAGRMSATAADTWILQLPRIWRYLVTSDLVLRLEADQIRQLFASCVIERFRPGTILVEKGSRVAELFIVVSGVLEVRVPGSNAALRTLGSRDILGERALFEQQPWPASYHVTEKLVLLRLDRAGLEAALQGNSDPRGFLLLLREQRNDQQVEALVKSVG, from the coding sequence TTGGTAGCCGACGACTACGCCCGTGAGGGATTGATCGACAAGGCCATCGCGGTGGTGTCTCGCGCTCTCAAGGTGGCTCCCCTGGACGAGGGGCTACGCCATCGAGCGATGGCCTTTCGCGAAGCCAAGCGACTCGAGCACAAACGCGAAGCGGCCATCGAAGGCTTGCGCGCCGGTCGCATGTCGGCGACTGCCGCCGACACCTGGATCCTGCAGCTTCCCAGGATCTGGCGCTACCTGGTGACCAGCGACTTGGTCCTGCGGCTGGAAGCCGACCAAATTCGTCAGCTTTTCGCGTCCTGCGTGATCGAACGATTCCGGCCGGGTACCATCTTGGTGGAGAAAGGATCTCGCGTCGCCGAGCTCTTCATCGTGGTTTCGGGCGTTCTCGAAGTTCGGGTGCCGGGGTCCAACGCGGCCCTCCGCACGCTGGGTTCCCGCGATATCCTCGGTGAGCGGGCGCTGTTCGAGCAGCAGCCCTGGCCGGCGTCCTATCACGTCACTGAAAAGCTGGTGCTCTTGCGACTCGATCGCGCTGGCCTCGAAGCTGCTCTGCAGGGCAACAGCGATCCTCGCGGCTTCCTGCTGCTATTGCGCGAGCAGCGCAACGACCAGCAGGTCGAAGCCCTGGTAAAGTCCGTAGGCTGA
- the def gene encoding peptide deformylase translates to MAVLPIRLIPDPVLRQKCHPVEVFDTGLERFAQDMVETMHAAPGIGLAAPQVGDLRRLVVVDLSVGDDPDQLKVFVNPVIHDPEGQDSELEGCLSIPELTEKVKRPEKLRLAYQDLSGRPQELAADGWLARAICHEVDHLDGVLFIDHLRGLRRERTRRQLKKLLKRRQEELSES, encoded by the coding sequence TTGGCCGTCCTGCCCATTCGACTCATTCCCGACCCCGTTCTGCGCCAGAAGTGCCATCCGGTCGAGGTCTTCGATACTGGCCTGGAGCGCTTTGCTCAGGACATGGTCGAGACCATGCACGCCGCCCCGGGAATCGGTCTGGCAGCGCCCCAGGTCGGTGATCTGAGGCGACTCGTCGTGGTCGACCTTTCGGTGGGGGACGATCCGGACCAGCTCAAGGTTTTCGTCAACCCGGTGATCCACGATCCCGAGGGCCAGGATTCGGAGCTCGAGGGCTGCCTCTCGATTCCGGAGCTCACCGAGAAGGTCAAACGGCCCGAGAAGCTACGCTTGGCGTATCAGGACCTCTCCGGGCGGCCCCAGGAGCTCGCCGCCGACGGCTGGTTGGCGCGCGCCATCTGCCACGAGGTCGATCACCTCGACGGCGTGCTGTTCATCGATCACTTGCGCGGTTTGCGCCGAGAACGAACGCGGCGGCAGCTCAAGAAGCTGCTCAAACGACGACAAGAGGAGCTTTCCGAGTCATGA
- a CDS encoding cohesin domain-containing protein produces the protein MRRIGRAFWLGIAGSLIIAVLTACGGGGGGGGGPTAPPPPPMGIVYTGATGGGAGFTLTQASVTATTLTLDLQANGVTDLYGVALDLQFPSQLFNFVSATEQPFLGQSGAVATTLQATEASPGVLVVGFSRLGQVAGVSGTGALVRIQFQAIASGSGGFAYADNQAFSPNDTLGGLSWQGGSVQVNL, from the coding sequence ATGAGGCGGATAGGAAGAGCGTTCTGGCTGGGAATCGCGGGGTCGTTGATCATCGCCGTGCTGACGGCCTGTGGCGGCGGTGGCGGCGGGGGAGGCGGTCCGACGGCACCACCGCCGCCACCGATGGGCATCGTCTACACCGGGGCGACGGGAGGTGGAGCAGGCTTCACCTTGACCCAGGCGAGCGTCACGGCGACCACCCTGACCCTCGACCTGCAGGCCAATGGCGTCACCGATCTCTACGGTGTCGCCCTCGATCTGCAGTTCCCGTCTCAGCTCTTCAACTTCGTGTCGGCGACGGAGCAGCCCTTCCTCGGCCAGAGCGGCGCCGTGGCGACCACCCTGCAGGCGACGGAAGCTTCTCCCGGGGTCCTGGTGGTCGGCTTCAGCCGCCTCGGCCAGGTCGCTGGCGTGTCCGGCACGGGGGCCTTGGTGAGGATTCAGTTCCAGGCCATCGCCAGCGGTTCCGGCGGCTTCGCCTATGCCGACAACCAGGCGTTCTCACCGAACGACACCCTCGGCGGCCTGAGCTGGCAGGGTGGTTCGGTGCAGGTCAACCTCTAG
- a CDS encoding serine/threonine-protein kinase — translation MTTTWRRARRIFEASLDHPSGDRDLFIAHQTAGLPHLGAEVQDLLAAHRQATGWLESPPLAVAVEAFEPLECGTRLGAYRIIAEIGRGGMGVVYRAERADQTFRKEVALKVVLPGAIRPEMVDRLCEERQILALLEHPNIARLLDGGSTPDGLPFLVMEHVQGEPIHRYCEHRQASVEERLALFRQVCSAVHFAHQSLVIHRDLKPSNILVTADGVVKLLDFGLARWTHRQPLRGQESLRQAALPSGLRAMTPEYASPEQVGGDPLTTATDVYSLGVVLYELLTGQRPCHPPQATPPELERAILEDDPIPASRLLARSGEARSRRQARLLARRCRRLAGDLDSILDHTLAKAPRHRYSTVQLLSDDLRRHLAGEPVSVRSSSTRYRLGKFLGRHRALVSLAAVTSLLLVLLLVLLFQQQGRLLRERDQAAMERERAEAVERFTVDLFSRYDLESSGSELARLREEMLDAASRRVDAELIDQPRVRASMMTHLGAEYRRLALYDKALRRLRAAYALRSALAGPESDTLAESQLELGIYWTEQNRYDTARLYLSRSLAGRRGNPGPELADSLQALATLTLREGQRDAAEEMLKSSLAMRRQWLGERHPKVAESLRALAEWTWDEGDLDTTEALWRQALSIFRESLGAHHPAVADGLEDLAVLSSMRGQFEVAEDYHLQALELHRDVYPGDTPGLARILYGLGHLNERRGDHRQAEERYRAALAMNRRLHGDDHLHVAGSLNGVARALQAQGRLQAAEDLIRQALAMNRRLVGPDHGHVAVTQLFLGTLLIDRNSPAAAEDALRQAIDVGRRALGEEHRIVAKARYRLASILLGTPRHGEGRSQARLAVRALEGSVPPAHPDLAEARHWMARANAIEACP, via the coding sequence GTGACCACCACCTGGCGACGGGCCCGGCGGATCTTCGAGGCTTCCCTCGATCACCCGAGCGGCGACCGCGACCTCTTCATCGCCCATCAGACCGCCGGTCTGCCGCACCTCGGTGCCGAGGTCCAGGATCTCCTGGCTGCCCACCGACAGGCCACTGGCTGGCTCGAATCGCCGCCGCTGGCGGTCGCGGTGGAGGCCTTCGAGCCCCTCGAGTGCGGCACCCGGCTGGGCGCCTACCGCATCATCGCCGAGATCGGTCGCGGCGGCATGGGGGTGGTCTACCGCGCCGAAAGGGCCGACCAGACCTTTCGCAAGGAGGTTGCCCTGAAGGTGGTGTTGCCGGGCGCCATTCGGCCTGAGATGGTCGACCGACTGTGCGAAGAACGCCAGATCCTCGCCCTCCTGGAGCACCCCAACATCGCCCGTTTGCTCGATGGCGGCAGCACCCCCGATGGCCTGCCGTTTCTGGTGATGGAGCATGTGCAGGGAGAGCCCATTCACCGCTACTGCGAGCATCGGCAAGCCTCCGTCGAGGAGCGCCTGGCGCTCTTCCGGCAGGTCTGTTCGGCAGTGCACTTCGCCCATCAGAGCCTGGTGATCCACCGCGATCTCAAGCCCAGCAACATCCTGGTCACGGCCGACGGAGTGGTCAAGCTGCTCGACTTCGGTCTCGCCCGGTGGACTCACCGCCAGCCTCTCCGCGGCCAGGAATCGCTGCGCCAGGCGGCGCTGCCCAGCGGCCTGCGGGCGATGACTCCGGAGTATGCCAGCCCGGAGCAGGTCGGCGGCGACCCCTTGACCACCGCGACGGATGTCTACTCCCTGGGCGTCGTGCTTTACGAGCTGCTGACCGGCCAGCGCCCTTGCCACCCACCGCAGGCGACCCCTCCCGAGCTCGAGCGAGCCATCCTCGAGGACGATCCAATCCCCGCCAGCCGCTTGTTGGCTCGCTCCGGCGAGGCACGAAGCCGGCGCCAAGCTCGCCTGCTTGCCCGCCGCTGTCGCCGCCTGGCCGGAGATCTCGACAGCATTCTCGACCACACCCTCGCCAAGGCACCGCGTCACCGCTACTCCACCGTTCAGCTCCTGTCGGACGACCTCCGCCGTCATCTCGCCGGTGAGCCGGTTTCGGTACGTTCCTCGTCGACTCGCTACCGGCTGGGCAAGTTCCTCGGGCGTCACCGCGCCCTGGTGTCGCTGGCGGCCGTCACCTCGCTGCTGCTGGTGCTGCTCTTGGTGCTGCTCTTCCAGCAGCAGGGCCGGCTGTTGCGCGAGCGCGATCAGGCCGCGATGGAGCGCGAGCGCGCGGAGGCCGTCGAACGCTTCACGGTGGATCTCTTCTCACGCTACGACCTCGAGTCCTCGGGATCCGAGCTGGCTCGTCTGCGCGAGGAGATGCTCGACGCCGCCTCCCGACGGGTCGATGCGGAGCTCATCGACCAACCGCGGGTGCGCGCCTCGATGATGACCCACCTCGGCGCCGAGTACCGCCGCCTGGCGCTCTACGACAAGGCCCTGCGCCGGCTGCGGGCTGCCTATGCCCTGCGCTCCGCCCTGGCAGGTCCGGAGTCGGACACGCTCGCCGAGAGCCAGCTCGAGCTCGGCATCTACTGGACCGAACAGAATCGCTACGACACCGCTCGTCTCTACCTCTCCCGTTCCCTCGCCGGGCGCCGGGGGAACCCCGGTCCGGAGCTCGCAGACAGTCTCCAAGCCCTCGCCACCTTGACTCTCCGGGAAGGTCAGCGCGATGCCGCCGAGGAGATGCTGAAGAGCTCCCTGGCGATGCGGCGCCAGTGGCTCGGCGAGCGCCATCCAAAAGTCGCCGAGAGCCTCCGCGCCCTCGCCGAGTGGACCTGGGACGAGGGCGATCTGGACACCACCGAAGCGCTCTGGCGGCAGGCTCTCTCGATCTTCCGGGAGTCTCTGGGAGCACATCATCCGGCGGTTGCCGACGGCCTCGAGGATCTGGCCGTTCTATCCTCCATGAGGGGACAGTTCGAGGTTGCCGAGGACTACCATCTGCAAGCCCTCGAGCTCCACCGTGACGTCTATCCTGGGGATACCCCGGGCCTGGCCCGCATCCTCTATGGCCTCGGCCACCTGAACGAGCGTCGGGGCGACCATCGCCAAGCCGAAGAACGCTATCGCGCCGCCTTGGCGATGAATCGGCGGCTCCACGGCGACGACCATCTGCACGTCGCCGGTAGCCTCAATGGCGTGGCTCGGGCGCTGCAAGCCCAAGGCCGCCTGCAGGCCGCCGAGGACCTGATTCGCCAGGCCTTGGCGATGAACCGGCGGCTGGTCGGACCAGATCACGGCCATGTCGCCGTCACCCAGCTCTTCCTCGGCACACTTCTGATCGATCGAAACTCCCCTGCTGCCGCCGAGGACGCCCTTCGACAGGCCATCGACGTCGGCAGGCGAGCCCTCGGCGAGGAGCATCGCATCGTCGCCAAGGCGCGCTACCGGCTGGCGTCGATTCTGCTCGGAACCCCACGCCACGGCGAAGGCCGCTCCCAGGCCCGCTTGGCGGTCCGCGCACTCGAAGGGTCGGTGCCCCCCGCTCACCCCGATCTCGCCGAAGCCCGGCACTGGATGGCGCGCGCCAACGCCATCGAAGCATGCCCCTGA
- a CDS encoding ECF-type sigma factor, with translation MSEPTTDISQLLRACHGQRPEALARLMPVVLDELRSIAGRLLAREPRGHSLRPTALVSELYLRWVHQQGLRWDNRRQFFAMAGAQIRRILIDHARWKGASKRTPITRPARTPSPFQADCDAATLLDLDRALDRLECLDPELRQLVDLRFFLGLSAAEAAVVLGVTERTVMRRWAWTRAWLYRELEAPTLEP, from the coding sequence ATGAGCGAACCGACGACGGACATCTCCCAGCTACTGCGCGCCTGCCATGGCCAGCGTCCGGAGGCCCTGGCACGGCTGATGCCGGTCGTTCTCGATGAGCTGCGCTCGATCGCCGGGCGCCTGCTGGCGCGGGAGCCTCGCGGCCACTCCCTACGTCCGACCGCCCTGGTGAGCGAGCTCTATCTGCGCTGGGTCCACCAGCAAGGCCTGCGGTGGGACAATCGGCGCCAGTTCTTCGCCATGGCCGGGGCCCAGATTCGCCGCATCCTGATCGATCACGCGCGTTGGAAAGGGGCCAGCAAGCGCACTCCAATCACCCGGCCGGCGCGGACCCCCTCGCCCTTTCAGGCCGATTGCGACGCGGCCACTCTGCTCGATCTGGACCGTGCCCTCGACCGGCTCGAGTGCCTCGACCCGGAGCTGCGACAGCTCGTCGATCTGAGGTTTTTCCTCGGCCTTTCGGCCGCCGAGGCGGCCGTCGTGCTCGGAGTGACGGAACGCACCGTCATGCGGCGTTGGGCCTGGACCCGAGCCTGGCTCTACCGCGAGCTCGAGGCTCCCACCCTCGAACCGTGA
- a CDS encoding YraN family protein encodes MCFFRRARGSTHRRLSTRERGRLGEDAAVRWLQGRGYRILERNVHVPGGELDVVALQEGTVCFIEVKARRTRSFGGGVDALGPEKCRRIARAAAWWCRRRSWTGPCRFDLLALDRDGGRWRMTLLENAFEAPDRGW; translated from the coding sequence ATGTGCTTCTTTCGTCGAGCGAGAGGGTCGACCCATCGACGCCTGAGCACCCGCGAGCGCGGGCGCCTCGGGGAGGACGCGGCGGTGCGTTGGCTGCAGGGACGGGGCTATCGCATTCTGGAGCGCAACGTCCATGTTCCCGGGGGCGAGCTCGATGTAGTGGCCCTGCAAGAGGGCACGGTTTGCTTCATCGAGGTCAAGGCGCGCCGTACTCGCAGCTTCGGTGGCGGCGTCGATGCCCTCGGCCCCGAGAAGTGCCGCCGGATCGCCCGAGCGGCGGCTTGGTGGTGTCGCCGAAGGTCCTGGACGGGCCCCTGTCGCTTCGATCTCCTGGCCCTCGATCGCGATGGTGGAAGATGGCGAATGACCTTGCTGGAGAACGCTTTCGAGGCTCCGGACAGGGGGTGGTGA
- a CDS encoding PPC domain-containing protein, with the protein MDRAWIQSVAGADLNTTTCSSFPAAGSSQAPIAAAAGVLSPANAEDRYTLAVPSGGQLLWTTLNGEGPFLGDYDLYVKRGSPPSRTDFDCSSEQQGQFEACGVPNFSAGTWHFLVDRSSGTGLYQMTTTTYLGNTTGGSECVPNAQTLCLRNRRFRVTVDFRQRGALSKPATAVPFTDSSGLFWFFSQDNSEMLVKVLDACVEPFNRYWVFFAATTNVEFEVVVEDTLRGAVRRYPNPQGMTALPIQDTQAFATCP; encoded by the coding sequence GTGGACCGCGCATGGATTCAGTCGGTCGCCGGCGCCGATCTCAACACGACCACTTGCAGCAGTTTTCCTGCTGCTGGCTCTTCGCAGGCTCCCATAGCTGCGGCTGCGGGCGTCTTGTCGCCGGCTAACGCTGAGGATCGCTACACCCTCGCCGTTCCTTCGGGCGGGCAACTACTGTGGACCACGTTGAATGGTGAAGGCCCCTTCTTGGGTGACTACGATCTCTACGTCAAGAGGGGGTCGCCACCATCCCGAACCGACTTCGATTGTTCGTCCGAGCAACAGGGGCAGTTCGAAGCGTGCGGTGTTCCAAATTTCAGCGCAGGAACCTGGCATTTCCTCGTGGACAGATCTAGCGGCACCGGCCTCTACCAAATGACCACCACTACCTATCTAGGAAACACGACAGGCGGCAGTGAGTGCGTGCCCAATGCCCAGACTCTCTGCCTTCGGAACAGGCGCTTCCGAGTGACGGTCGATTTCCGGCAACGAGGCGCACTCTCCAAGCCGGCGACGGCAGTTCCTTTTACCGACAGCTCGGGCCTCTTTTGGTTCTTCAGTCAGGACAATTCGGAAATGCTGGTTAAAGTCCTCGATGCCTGTGTCGAGCCATTCAATCGATACTGGGTGTTTTTCGCGGCTACGACAAATGTCGAGTTCGAAGTGGTCGTCGAAGACACTCTGCGGGGTGCTGTTCGCCGTTACCCCAATCCCCAGGGAATGACAGCGCTTCCGATCCAGGATACGCAAGCTTTCGCGACTTGCCCATAG
- a CDS encoding AAA family ATPase, translating into MPEPIEPPARILEGDSGANTIPVEVTNEEVSGRSAREGRSGLKLYTANEFDLFDFPPRRFLLEPLILQKSLSMVYAPRGCGKTLFSIGLGWAIATGGRFLRWTAEEPNPVLYVDGEMPAEDMQERLRNLGKSQGVKNDREGMFQIASWDAQGPEGSPPDLSTERGRTEIERQLRPGSLVVLDNVSCLLPTVRDNEADSWSPTQAWLLRLRRQGFSVLLVHHSGKSGAQRGTSRREDVLDLSISLARPADYSPEEGARFTLKFPKARHIFGEDVAEIEARYSTKPAGEAGKLEGWTWKPLQDSIAEQAQQLAAEGLPQREIAEQLGVSQSTVCRALKRIKCLT; encoded by the coding sequence TTGCCCGAACCGATCGAGCCTCCAGCGAGGATTCTCGAAGGCGATTCAGGAGCCAATACGATTCCTGTCGAGGTCACCAATGAAGAGGTTTCCGGCCGGTCAGCCAGAGAAGGCCGCAGCGGGTTGAAGCTCTACACGGCCAACGAATTCGATCTCTTTGACTTTCCTCCTCGGCGCTTTCTGCTTGAGCCCTTGATTCTGCAGAAGAGTCTCTCCATGGTCTATGCGCCTCGCGGTTGCGGAAAGACGCTCTTTTCGATCGGCCTGGGCTGGGCGATAGCTACCGGTGGCCGATTCCTACGATGGACCGCAGAGGAACCCAACCCTGTTCTCTACGTTGACGGCGAAATGCCAGCCGAGGACATGCAAGAACGCCTCCGAAATCTCGGGAAAAGCCAAGGCGTCAAAAACGATCGCGAAGGCATGTTCCAGATCGCTTCCTGGGATGCGCAGGGTCCCGAAGGCTCACCCCCGGACCTCTCGACCGAGCGAGGACGGACAGAAATCGAACGCCAACTAAGGCCCGGTTCGCTCGTAGTCCTCGACAACGTGAGTTGCCTACTCCCGACGGTCAGGGACAATGAGGCCGATAGCTGGTCACCCACCCAAGCGTGGCTTCTCAGGCTCCGCCGGCAAGGATTCTCCGTGCTTCTCGTTCACCACTCCGGGAAGAGTGGTGCCCAACGGGGGACCTCGCGAAGGGAGGACGTTTTGGATCTGTCGATCTCGTTGGCCCGGCCCGCCGACTACAGCCCAGAGGAGGGAGCACGTTTCACTCTCAAGTTCCCGAAGGCACGTCACATCTTCGGAGAGGATGTTGCCGAGATCGAGGCTCGCTACTCGACCAAGCCGGCCGGCGAGGCCGGGAAGCTAGAAGGATGGACGTGGAAGCCCCTTCAGGACTCGATCGCCGAGCAGGCGCAGCAACTAGCGGCCGAGGGCCTTCCACAGCGTGAGATCGCTGAGCAGCTAGGAGTATCCCAGTCCACGGTGTGTCGAGCCTTGAAGAGGATCAAGTGCCTCACCTGA
- a CDS encoding helix-turn-helix domain-containing protein produces the protein MTTFERLGETLMAHSVSNDMKPFLRTPEASDFLGLKRSTLERWRVDGGGPPYRRHGRAILYAREDLQAWSDARTAHSTSEVRTSGSGNE, from the coding sequence ATGACCACATTCGAACGACTTGGAGAAACCCTCATGGCTCATTCAGTGTCGAACGACATGAAGCCCTTTCTACGAACCCCGGAGGCATCCGACTTTCTAGGCTTGAAGAGAAGCACACTCGAACGATGGAGAGTTGACGGTGGAGGTCCGCCGTATCGCCGCCATGGACGTGCGATTCTCTACGCGAGGGAAGATCTCCAAGCCTGGAGCGACGCACGGACAGCACACTCGACTAGCGAGGTTCGGACTTCCGGGAGCGGTAATGAGTAG